The Primulina eburnea isolate SZY01 chromosome 13, ASM2296580v1, whole genome shotgun sequence genome includes a region encoding these proteins:
- the LOC140810763 gene encoding PHD finger protein MALE STERILITY 1: MSQSDLSGFKRRKREERVFKFKMFGERGYPAEFNGSFHENVRALLKFGQFESGVCGGRASWSFQLEVRRHPLLHLFLFVVEEPVELSIELHCKHCQYIGWGHHMICNKKYHFVLPSKDTDIIELQGESHCMHGVFHSNGFGHLLSIKGLETGSDVPGHQILELWDRLSCNLRARKVSLKDAAQKKGMDLRLLHTVAYNKTWFGRWGYKYGRGTFGVTQEMYQNALKEIRSIPLSLLAQILGVESCKTETKIILARYQVLSGHSLATLGDLFNFMIEIKSRFPRESSKDSNYPGIMSDSSCRWSPKRVEMAIHVVVEALKRAEFRWVSRQHLRDVARTYIGDTGLLDFVLKSLGNHIVGKYFVRRCLNPVTKVLEYCLEDVSRAFPKQDGSPFIDAKLKPQNKISWAQIMRDIFYMYKNILKEDESIITTNGTLATIPLASRIILDTKYFLKDYRGYTSSEDETTKQKVYCTVMILAHDHKHKYKTLSDIEKESITPYECFELNHSATFDDLKFQVEKTFREIYLGLRYFVAQSMINISPKGSDLVFKKVTAGSKIAFEGILGVTNYDGIYQGWMKRDLVVDCPCGTKDDDGERMVSCDICQVWQHTRCVQIPNYQEIPNIYLCNICEQDILRFPSLP; encoded by the exons atgtcTCAATCAGACTTAAGTGGATTCAAGAGAAGGAAGAGAGAGGAAAGGGTTTTCAAATTCAAGATGTTCGGTGAAAGAGGGTATCCGGCCGAATTTAATGGTTCATTTCATGAAAATGTGAGAGCCCTTTTGAAATTTGGGCAATTTGAGAGTGGTGTGTGCGGAGGGAGAGCGAGCTGGTCATTTCAACTCGAAGTTCGCCGGCATCCCTTGTTACATCTGTTTCTGTTTGTTGTTGAAGAGCCTGTTGAGTTATCAATCGAGCTTCATTGCAAGCACTGTCAATACATAG GCTGGGGACATCATATGATTTGCAATAAGAAGTATCATTTTGTGCTGCCATCGAAGGATACAGATATAATTGAATTACAAGGGGAGAGCCATTGCATGCATGGCGTGTTCCATTCCAACGGGTTTGGGCATCTTCTGTCCATTAAAGGGTTAGAAACCGGGTCGGATGTACCCGGTCACCAAATCTTGGAACTCTGGGATCGTCTGTCCTGTAATCTACGTGCAAG GAAAGTGAGTTTAAAAGATGCGGCGCAGAAGAAAGGCATGGATCTAAGACTGCTTCACACAGTGGCCTATAATAAGACATGGTTTGGTCGTTGGGGCTACAAATATGGGCGTGGGACCTTTGGAGTTACTCAAGAAATGTATCAAAATGCTCTAAAAGAAATCCGAAGCATTCCCCTCAGCTTACTTGCTCAGATTCTCGGCGTCGAATCTTGTAAAACCGAGACCAAAATTATCTTGGCACGATATCAGGTTTTATCGGGACATTCCCTTGCCACACTAGGCGATCTATTCAATTTCATGATCGAGATAAAGTCTAGATTTCCCAGAGAGAGCAGCAAGGATTCTAACTATCCCGGAATAATGTCGGATTCATCGTGTCGGTGGTCACCTAAACGGGTGGAAATGGCCATTCATGTGGTGGTCGAGGCCTTGAAAAGGGCTGAATTTAGGTGGGTTTCTAGGCAACATTTACGAGACGTGGCGCGCACGTATATCGGTGACACGGGGTTGCTAGATTTCGTGCTCAAGTCCTTAGGAAACCACATCGTGGGGAAGTATTTTGTACGGCGTTGCCTGAATCCAGTTACCAAGGTTTTAGAGTACTGTCTGGAAGATGTCTCCCGAGCGTTTCCTAAACAAGATGGTTCCCCATTCATTGACGCAAAATTGAAGCCTCAAAATAAGATTAGTTGGGCCCAAATCATGAGGGACATCTTCTACATGTACAAAAACATCCTTAAAGAAGACGAGTCAATAATCACAACCAATGGGACATTAGCTACTATTCCATTGGCATCAAGAATCATACTAGACACAAAATACTTTCTTAAGGATTATCGCGGCTACACATCATCAGAAGATGAAACCACAAAACAGAAGGTCTATTGCACGGTGATGATCTTAGCTCATGACCATAAGCACAAATACAAGACTTTGTCAGACATAGAAAAGGAGTCGATAACACCATATGAATGCTTCGAGTTGAATCACAGTGCCACTTTCGACGATCTAAAGTTTCAAGTCGAGAAGACATTCCGAGAAATTTATCTGGGATTACGATACTTCGTCGCGCAATCAATGATAAACATCAGTCCAAAAGGATCGGATCTGGTGTTCAAGAAAGTCACAGCTGGTAGTAAGATAGCATTCGAGGGCATCCTAGGAGTGACTAATTATGATGGGATCTACCAAGGATGGATGAAGAGAGATTTAGTGGTGGATTGTCCTTGTGGAACTAAAGACGACGACGGTGAAAGAATGGTATCCTGTGATATATGTCAAGTTTGGCAACACACTCGTTGTGTTCAAATCccaaattatcaagaaattccAAACATATATCTATGCAACATATGTGAGCAAGACATATTGCGCTTCCCCTCCTTACCTTAA
- the LOC140808970 gene encoding serine/threonine-protein kinase BRI1-like 2 — MEVSMIIQRILSFMVFLVMAMAGEQAPYTSIKTDASALLSFKKMIQKDPHGVLVDWQVNKDPCKWHGIACTLGRVSAVDLAQSSLLGQVSFYPFSILEMLTSLNLSANSLSINATTSLVKLPYGLKQLELSFAGVLGHIPENFFANCPNLEYVNLAFNNITGFLPENLFLHIDKLQFLDLSYNNITGSIAGLKIESCNSLLSLDWSGNQILGSLPSSFSNCTNLNEFILTDNSLNGEIPSAFGSLKNLQRLDLSHNHLTGWVSSELGGICNSLLELKLSNNNITGSIPTSFSSCSWLQVLDLSNNNLTGSFPDSILQTLGSLEVLLLSNNMISGEFPSSISFCKKLRVVDFSSNLLSGNIPPDLCPGAASLEELRAPDNSLLGQIPPHLSLCSQLKIIDFSINYLNGSVPKELGSLENLEQLIAWYNSLEGDVPAELGKCKKLKNLILNNNRLSGKIPTELFDCANIEWISLTSNELSGEIPREFGFLSRLAVLQLANNSLTGQIPRELANCSSLVWLDLNSNQLGGEIPPRLGRQIGAKALSGILSGNTLVFVRNVGNSCRGVGGLLEFSGIRPERLLQVPSLRSCDFTRLYSGPVLSLFTRYQTVEYLDLSYNQLRGKIPDGFGEMIALQVLVLSHNQLSGEIPDSLGQLKNIGVFDASYNRLQGHIPDSFSNLSFLVQIDLSNNELTGQIPSRGQLSTLPATQYANNPGLCGVPLPECQYNDNQPSENPTGNGEKRHKSAGVSWANSMVMGILISLASVCILIVWAIAIRTRRKEAEGARMLGSLQASHAATTWKIEKEKEPLSINVATFQRELRKLKFSQLIEATNGFSAASLIGSGGFGEVFKATLKDGSSVAIKKLIRLSCQGDREFMAEMETLGKIKHKNLVPLLGYCKIGEERLLVYEFMEYGSLEEMLHGRPRNGQKRILTWDERKKIARGAAKGLCFLHHNCIPHIIHRDMKSSNVLLDHEMEARVSDFGMARLISALDTHLSVSTLAGTPGYVPPEYYQSFRCTAKGDVYSFGVILLELLTGKRPTDKEDFGDTNLVGWVKTKAREGKGMEVVDTELLSVTKGSEESEVEEVKEMVKYLEITMQCVDDFPSKRPNMLQVVAMLRELMGNSA; from the coding sequence ATGGAGGTAAGCATGATCATTCAAAGAATTCTTTCTTTTATGGTGTTTCTTGTTATGGCTATGGCAGGAGAACAAGCACCGTACACGTCGATTAAAACCGATGCTTCGGCTCTTTTATCTTTCAAGAAGATGATTCAAAAGGATCCTCATGGGGTTCTTGTAGATTGGCAAGTTAATAAAGATCCATGTAAATGGCATGGGATCGCTTGCACTCTTGGGAGAGTGTCAGCTGTTGATCTTGCTCAGTCCTCACTCCTTGGCCAAGTTTCTTTCTATCCCTTTTCTATATTAGAAATGTTGACCTCACTTAACCTTTCTGCTAATTCTCTGTCTATAAATGCTACCACGTCGCTGGTCAAACTCCCTTATGGTTTGAAGCAACTTGAGTTGTCTTTTGCTGGTGTTTTAGGCCATATTCCTGAAAATTTCTTCGCAAATTGTCCTAATCTTGAATATGTGAATCTTGCTTTCAATAATATAACTGGTTTCTTGCCCGAAAATCTGTTCTTGCACATTGATAAGTTGCAGTTTCTCGATCTGTCATATAACAACATCACAGGCTCGATTGCTGGCTTGAAAATCGAAAGCTGCAACTCTTTGTTGAGTCTTGACTGGTCCGGAAACCAAATCTTGGGTTCCCTTCCATCCTCATTTTCGAATTGCACGAACCTTAATGAGTTTATTTTGACCGACAATTCACTCAACGGTGAAATCCCTTCAGCTTTTGGTTCTCTCAAGAACTTACAAAGGCTTGATCTTTCTCACAATCATCTCACAGGCTGGGTCTCAAGCGAATTGGGTGGTATATGTAACTCACTTTTGGAACTTAAACTTTCAAACAACAACATTACTGGATCGATCCCTACATCATTTTCATCATGTTCTTGGCTTCAAGTTCTCGATCTTTCCAATAACAACTTAACCGGATCGTTCCCTGATTCAATACTTCAGACTTTAGGATCTCTGGAGGTTCTATTACTCAGCAACAATATGATCTCTGGAGAATTTCCCTCATCCATTTCATTTTGCAAGAAATTAAGAGTAGTTGATTTCAGCTCCAACCTGCTTTCTGGGAATATTCCACCGGATTTATGTCCCGGAGCTGCCTCCCTCGAAGAGCTGAGAGCACCAGATAATTCACTTCTCGGACAAATCCCACCTCATTTATCTCTGTGTTCACAACTAAAGATCATTGATTTTAGCATAAATTACCTTAATGGATCAGTGCCTAAAGAGCTCGGGAGTCTTGAGAATCTTGAGCAGCTGATTGCCTGGTACAACAGCTTAGAAGGAGATGTACCGGCAGAGTTGGGAAAATGCAAGAAACTCAAGAATCTGATATTGAACAACAACCGTTTAAGTGGCAAGATCCCAACTGAATTGTTCGACTGTGCTAATATAGAATGGATATCCCTCACTAGCAATGAACTCAGCGGTGAGATTCCACGAGAATTTGGGTTTTTATCAAGGCTAGCTGTTTTACAACTTGCAAACAATAGCTTGACTGGTCAGATCCCGAGAGAGTTAGCAAATTGTAGCAGCTTAGTTTGGCTAGATCTTAACAGTAATCAGCTAGGCGGTGAAATCCCACCTCGACTTGGCAGGCAGATTGGAGCAAAGGCATTAAGTGGAATCCTCTCAGGAAACACACTCGTGTTTGTGCGAAATGTAGGGAACTCGTGTAGAGGAGTTGGAGGATTGCTCGAATTCTCAGGAATTCGTCCTGAGAGACTGCTACAGGTTCCATCATTGAGAAGTTGTGACTTTACTAGGTTGTATTCTGGTCCAGTTTTGAGTCTTTTCACTCGGTACCAGACAGTGGAATATCTCGATCTTTCTTATAATCAGCTCAGAGGAAAGATCCCAGATGGATTCGGTGAAATGATAGCCTTGCAAGTTCTTGTTTTGTCCCACAACCAATTATCAGGAGAAATACCGGATTCTCTAGGGCAGCTCAAGAATATTGGAGTGTTTGATGCATCATATAACAGACTTCAAGGGCACATCCCCGACTCattttcaaatctttctttcttGGTACAAATCGATCTCTCCAACAATGAGTTAACTGGGCAAATCCCATCGAGAGGGCAGCTAAGTACACTTCCAGCAACTCAGTATGCAAATAATCCAGGTCTATGTGGGGTTCCATTACCCGAGTGCCAATACAACGACAACCAGCCTTCCGAGAATCCAACAGGAAATGGTGAAAAAAGACATAAATCTGCCGGCGTCTCTTGGGCTAACAGCATGGTAATGGGAATCCTTATATCACTCGCTTCTGTCTGCATATTGATCGTGTGGGCAATAGCGATTCGTACAAGGCGCAAGGAGGCCGAGGGAGCCAGAATGCTAGGTAGTTTACAAGCGTCGCATGCCGCCACGACATGGAAAATTGAGAAGGAGAAAGAGCCACTGAGTATCAATGTTGCAACTTTTCAGAGGGAACTGAGGAAACTCAAATTCTCACAGCTGATTGAGGCTACAAATGGATTCTCAGCCGCTAGCCTAATCGGGTCTGGAGGATTCGGTGAAGTTTTCAAAGCTACATTGAAGGATGGATCAAGTGTAGCCATTAAGAAACTCATACGGTTAAGCTGTCAAGGGGACAGGGAATTCATGGCCGAAATGGAGACACTAGGCAAGATCAAACACAAAAATCTTGTCCCACTTTTGGGGTACTGCAAAATCGGCGAAGAACGGCTTCTAGTATATGAATTCATGGAATATGGAAGCCTTGAGGAAATGCTTCATGGGAGGCCAAGAAATGGTCAAAAAAGGATTCTAACTTGGGATGAGAGGAAAAAGATTGCCAGAGGTGCAGCCAAAGGGCTATGTTTCCTTCACCACAATTGCATTCCTCACATCATTCATCGGGATATGAAATCGAGCAACGTTCTACTAGACCATGAAATGGAGGCAAGGGTGTCGGATTTCGGAATGGCAAGGCTTATAAGCGCTCTCGACACGCATTTAAGCGTCAGCACGCTAGCCGGGACGCCTGGATATGTTCCCCCAGAGTACTACCAGAGCTTCCGTTGCACAGCAAAGGGGGACGTTTATTCATTCGGAGTCATACTTTTGGAACTTCTGACAGGGAAAAGGCCAACTGATAAGGAGGATTTTGGTGACACAAATTTGGTGGGGTGGGTGAAAACTAAGGCGAGAGAGGGGAAAGGCATGGAGGTTGTAGATACGGAATTGCTATCCGTCACCAAAGGTAGTGAAGAATCCGAGGTTGAAGAAGTTAAGGAGATGGTGAAGTATTTGGAGATAACAATGCAATGTGTCGATGATTTCCCATCCAAACGGCCTAATATGTTGCAAGTCGTGGCCATGTTGAGAGAGTTAATGGGCAACAGTGCTTGA
- the LOC140808980 gene encoding annexin D5-like isoform X2: MATLSVAPMLTSPRDDAMQLYRAFKGFGCDTTAVVKILAHRDATQRALIEQEYKAIYSEELNKRLASELSGDVKSALLLWMPDPAGRDAIILQFLKQVYRARFHAYVEHDFECHASGDHKKLMLAYMNAIRYEGTEVDWAMAEQDAMSLYKAGEKRVGTDENTFIRIFCERSRAHLAAVSTAYNRLYGRSLEKVVKSETSGNFEFALLTVLRCAENPGKYFAKVLHKAMKGMGTDESTLTRVIVTRAEIDMQYIKAEYHKKYGKSLNDAVQSETTRHYREFLLELLGPTHHP, encoded by the exons ATGGCGACTCTGAGCGTCGCTCCGATGTTAACTTCGCCTCGTGATGATGCTATGCAATTGTACCGAGCTTTCAAGG GTTTTGGATGTGATACTACTGCAGTAGTTAAAATCCTTGCGCATAGAGATGCAACACAACGAGCACTTATTGAACAAGAGTACAAGGCTATCTATTCTGAAGAACTAAATAAACGTCTGGCATCAGAGCTTAGTGGTGATGTCAAG AGCGCTCTCTTACTGTGGATGCCTGATCCTGCTGGAAGGGATGCTATCATT TTACAATTCCTTAAACAAGTTTACCGTGCACGATTTCATGCTTATGTTGAACATGATTTTGAATGTCACGCATCTGGTGATCACAAGAAG TTGATGCTTGCCTACATGAATGCTATAAGATATGAAGGTACCGAAGTAGACTGGGCGATGGCAGAACAGGATGCTATGTCTCTTTACAAAGCTGGGGAAAAAAGGGTGGGGACTGATGAGAACACTTTCATCCGTATTTTTTGTGAGAGAAGCCGAGCACATTTGGCTGCAGTCTCTACTGCTTATAACAGATTGTATGGAAGGTCGCTGGAAAAG GTTGTGAAAAGTGAAACCTCGGGGAACTTTGAGTTTGCACTCCTGACTGTTTTACGGTGCGCCGAGAATCCTGGGAAATACTTTGCAAag GTGCTGCATAAGGCAATGAAAGGCATGGGGACCGATGAGTCTACACTTACTAGAGTTATAGTGACAAGGGCAGAGATCGACATGCAGTATATAAAAGCAGAATACCATAAGAAATATGGAAAGTCATTAAACGACGCTGTTCAGTCGGAAACAACACGACATTACAGGGAGTTTCTTCTTGAACTTCTCGGCCCCACTCACCACCCCTAG
- the LOC140808980 gene encoding annexin D5-like isoform X1: MATLSVAPMLTSPRDDAMQLYRAFKGFGCDTTAVVKILAHRDATQRALIEQEYKAIYSEELNKRLASELSGDVKSALLLWMPDPAGRDAIIVRQSLAADNVINLKAATEVICSRTPSQLQFLKQVYRARFHAYVEHDFECHASGDHKKLMLAYMNAIRYEGTEVDWAMAEQDAMSLYKAGEKRVGTDENTFIRIFCERSRAHLAAVSTAYNRLYGRSLEKVVKSETSGNFEFALLTVLRCAENPGKYFAKVLHKAMKGMGTDESTLTRVIVTRAEIDMQYIKAEYHKKYGKSLNDAVQSETTRHYREFLLELLGPTHHP, translated from the exons ATGGCGACTCTGAGCGTCGCTCCGATGTTAACTTCGCCTCGTGATGATGCTATGCAATTGTACCGAGCTTTCAAGG GTTTTGGATGTGATACTACTGCAGTAGTTAAAATCCTTGCGCATAGAGATGCAACACAACGAGCACTTATTGAACAAGAGTACAAGGCTATCTATTCTGAAGAACTAAATAAACGTCTGGCATCAGAGCTTAGTGGTGATGTCAAG AGCGCTCTCTTACTGTGGATGCCTGATCCTGCTGGAAGGGATGCTATCATTGTAAGGCAATCTTTGGCTGCTGATAATGTCATCAATCTAAAAGCTGCTACCGAAGTAATATGTTCTCGAACCCCATCACAGTTACAATTCCTTAAACAAGTTTACCGTGCACGATTTCATGCTTATGTTGAACATGATTTTGAATGTCACGCATCTGGTGATCACAAGAAG TTGATGCTTGCCTACATGAATGCTATAAGATATGAAGGTACCGAAGTAGACTGGGCGATGGCAGAACAGGATGCTATGTCTCTTTACAAAGCTGGGGAAAAAAGGGTGGGGACTGATGAGAACACTTTCATCCGTATTTTTTGTGAGAGAAGCCGAGCACATTTGGCTGCAGTCTCTACTGCTTATAACAGATTGTATGGAAGGTCGCTGGAAAAG GTTGTGAAAAGTGAAACCTCGGGGAACTTTGAGTTTGCACTCCTGACTGTTTTACGGTGCGCCGAGAATCCTGGGAAATACTTTGCAAag GTGCTGCATAAGGCAATGAAAGGCATGGGGACCGATGAGTCTACACTTACTAGAGTTATAGTGACAAGGGCAGAGATCGACATGCAGTATATAAAAGCAGAATACCATAAGAAATATGGAAAGTCATTAAACGACGCTGTTCAGTCGGAAACAACACGACATTACAGGGAGTTTCTTCTTGAACTTCTCGGCCCCACTCACCACCCCTAG
- the LOC140808980 gene encoding annexin D5-like isoform X3, with the protein MATLSVAPMLTSPRDDAMQLYRAFKGFGCDTTAVVKILAHRDATQRALIEQEYKAIYSEELNKRLASELSGDVKSALLLWMPDPAGRDAIIVRQSLAADNVINLKAATELMLAYMNAIRYEGTEVDWAMAEQDAMSLYKAGEKRVGTDENTFIRIFCERSRAHLAAVSTAYNRLYGRSLEKVVKSETSGNFEFALLTVLRCAENPGKYFAKVLHKAMKGMGTDESTLTRVIVTRAEIDMQYIKAEYHKKYGKSLNDAVQSETTRHYREFLLELLGPTHHP; encoded by the exons ATGGCGACTCTGAGCGTCGCTCCGATGTTAACTTCGCCTCGTGATGATGCTATGCAATTGTACCGAGCTTTCAAGG GTTTTGGATGTGATACTACTGCAGTAGTTAAAATCCTTGCGCATAGAGATGCAACACAACGAGCACTTATTGAACAAGAGTACAAGGCTATCTATTCTGAAGAACTAAATAAACGTCTGGCATCAGAGCTTAGTGGTGATGTCAAG AGCGCTCTCTTACTGTGGATGCCTGATCCTGCTGGAAGGGATGCTATCATTGTAAGGCAATCTTTGGCTGCTGATAATGTCATCAATCTAAAAGCTGCTACCGAA TTGATGCTTGCCTACATGAATGCTATAAGATATGAAGGTACCGAAGTAGACTGGGCGATGGCAGAACAGGATGCTATGTCTCTTTACAAAGCTGGGGAAAAAAGGGTGGGGACTGATGAGAACACTTTCATCCGTATTTTTTGTGAGAGAAGCCGAGCACATTTGGCTGCAGTCTCTACTGCTTATAACAGATTGTATGGAAGGTCGCTGGAAAAG GTTGTGAAAAGTGAAACCTCGGGGAACTTTGAGTTTGCACTCCTGACTGTTTTACGGTGCGCCGAGAATCCTGGGAAATACTTTGCAAag GTGCTGCATAAGGCAATGAAAGGCATGGGGACCGATGAGTCTACACTTACTAGAGTTATAGTGACAAGGGCAGAGATCGACATGCAGTATATAAAAGCAGAATACCATAAGAAATATGGAAAGTCATTAAACGACGCTGTTCAGTCGGAAACAACACGACATTACAGGGAGTTTCTTCTTGAACTTCTCGGCCCCACTCACCACCCCTAG